The Nocardioides sp. cx-173 genome segment CGTAGGTGGCGTTGGGCGGGCCCGGGTGCCGGACGCCGGGCGCGGGCGTCGGCCGCAGCACCCGGTCCGGGTCGGCGTGCTCGAACAGCCGCACCTGCCGCGCCCGCATCCACACCGCGTCGGGGACCCCGCCCGGCTCGGCCACCGATGCGGGCAGGTCGGGCCGGCAGGCGTAGCCGAGGTAGCCGAACCACTGGTCCCCGGGCTCACCGCTCGCGAGCCCCTCCTCGAGGACCGCGAAGACGTCGTCGCCGACGACCTCGGAGCGACCGCCGGCGTGACGCGTGACCTCGCGCCGGGCCGCGGAGTAGGACAGCGAGACGTCGTCGTCGTCCAGCCAGCCGATGAGCGAGCGCCGCCCCGACCACTCGCGGGCGCCGCCGCCGTCGAGCCAGAAGCAGCGCGGGTGGGCCGCGGCCACCTCGGCGAAGAGCGCGGCCGGGTCCCCCTGCGGGCTGTCGGTCACGTCTGGGCCAGGAAGTTGCGCACGAGCGCGGCGCCGTGCTCGGAGAGCACCGACTCGGGGTGGAACTGCACGCCGACCAGCGGCAGCTCGCGGTGCGCCACGGCCATCGTCACCCCGCTCACCTCGTCGAGCGCCGTACGGCGCAGGCTGTCGGGCAGCTCGAGTGCGGCCAGGGAGTGGTAGCGGACCGCGCGGAACCCGTCGGGCACCCCCGCGAAGAGCCCGTCGCCGTCGTGGCGCACGACCGCCGTGACCCCGTGGCCGGGTGGCACCCGGTCGACCCGACCGCCGTACGCGGCGACGAGGCCCTGCATGCCGAGGCACACGCCGAGCACCGGACGGCGCGCGGCCAGGAGGACCGAGCGACCGACCGCGAAGTCGGCCGGGACCCCGGGGTGGCCCGGTCCGGGCGAGAGAACGACGTGGGAGTGGGCCAGCACCTGCTCGGGCGTGACCTCGTCGTGCTGGACGACCGCGGGCAGCACGCCGGTGACCTCGGCGACGAGGTGGACGAGGTTCCAGGTGTAGGAGTCGTGGTGGTCGACCACGACGACGTCCGGGGCGACCATGAGGCCAGGCTAGGGCCGCGGGCCGTCGAGGAGCAGTCCCACGACGAGCTCGTGGAGGAGGTCGTAGCCGCGCTCGGTGAGGATCGACTCGGCGTGGAACTGGATGCCGCGGTAGTGCGGCCCGGCCAGCGAGCTGATGTCCCCGGTCTCGGGGTCGGCATCGACCGAGACGCCGGCCGGCAGCGGAGCCTCGCCCTGGCGGCCCACGAACGTGTTGTAGAAGCCGACCCGCTCGGTGCGCCCCTCGATCTGCACCTGCGACTGGGTGCCCTGGAAGACGATGTCCTTGTAGGTCAGAGGGATCCCGAGCTCGTGGCACAGCGCCTGGTGGCCCAGGCACACCGCGAGGAAGGGCCGCTCGTCGGCCAGGAGGGACGACACGGCCTCACGCAGGCGCGCCATCTTGGGATCGGCGTCGTCGCGCGGGTCGCCGGGGCCCGGTCCCACGATGACCAGATCGAAGCCGTCGAGGCAGCCGGCGACGTAGTCCTCGTGGCGCACCACGGTGCTGGTGAGGCCGAGGACGCCGAGCACGTGGCGCAGCATGTTCACGAAGTCGTCCTCGCCGTCGAGG includes the following:
- a CDS encoding anthranilate synthase component II; the encoded protein is MVAPDVVVVDHHDSYTWNLVHLVAEVTGVLPAVVQHDEVTPEQVLAHSHVVLSPGPGHPGVPADFAVGRSVLLAARRPVLGVCLGMQGLVAAYGGRVDRVPPGHGVTAVVRHDGDGLFAGVPDGFRAVRYHSLAALELPDSLRRTALDEVSGVTMAVAHRELPLVGVQFHPESVLSEHGAALVRNFLAQT